The Moorella glycerini genomic interval GCTAAATCGGCCAGGGTTATAGCATAGCCAAGGCCCAGCGAGTTTTTACCTAACTTTTTTATAAGCCATAAAGCTATTCGCCGCCCTATTCCTGTGTCTTTAAGCGCCACTGCAAATATCATTGCCGCAAACACAAGCCACACTACGCTGTTCGAAAAACCCGATAGTGCCCACGCTAAAGTATCCTTGGGAGCCTTGTTAACGAGGTTCAGGCCCCCTATGATGGCTACACCGGTTAATCCTACGGCTCCCATAGGCATGACTTCCAAAGCAACACCAATAATTACAGCCACAAACAGAGCAAAATAATACCATGCATAAGGTGCCAGACCCGCAGGTCGAGGGATAAGCGCAATAACTATTCCGACAACAATAGGTATTAGTGCTTGCAGGATTTTAGATTTTTCTTCTGTTCGTGATGTCATGACCCTTCCTCCTTGTATGATATGACCAACGGTTAAATTTCCAGTTGGTCATTTATTTTGTCGTAAAAAATGTTTGACCCTTGAGGTATCCTCTGGGACAATCACGGTAGAACCGATGGCGGGGCAGTTCAGTTCCTCCTGCACTTCCTAAAGTGCTTGGTAAGACTGCTCCCCGGGCCTGGCGGCAACCGCTTACGCGCGGGTCGCACGCCCTTTAGAGGTTCTCCCTTCAGCAAGGAGCTGCGCACCAGTCTCTTAAGGGTCGGTGCTCATCAGCAAGGTTGCTGTTACGTCAGGTTCCTAGGGATACCCCAATTTTGGTTTGCTAAATCCCCGGGAAAGGAGGTGTTTTGCTATGGGAAAAACCCTTTTTGTCGGTATCGATATAGGGTCCGACACCAATGTGGTGCGCATCCTTGATGATACCGGCGAAGATGTCTGCGGTTTTAGCGTTTCTAACGACCTCCCCGGGGCTGAAAGGCTTGTGGAAAGGATTGTTGCTGAAGCTGAGTTACTTGATGCTGATAAGATTGAGATTGGCATGGAGGCCACTAACCTCTATTGGTGGCACCTTTCCCAGGCCCTGCATGAGGCTCCTGAACTCTCGGCATTTGCTGCGGAAATAGCGGTGATTAACCCCAAGGTGATTGACGGCTTTAAGCTTATCTACCCGGATATGGCTAAGACCGGCGCCTTGGATGCCCGGGTTATTGCTGATTGCTTGCGGTTTGGACGGGTACGTCCAACACCCCCTCCTGATATGACCTATGCTCCTTTGCAACGGCTTACCCGGTTTCGCTATCACCTGGTCAGTAACCTCACTCGTGAGAAGAATAGGGCCCTCAATCTGATATTCCTTAAGTTTTCTACCTACCAGAAGGAGTGTCCCTTCTCCAATTTGTTCGGGCAGGCCTCCCGGGCTGTCGTTGGCAACCTCACCCCTGATGAAATTGCTAATATGCCGGTGGAAGAACTGGTCGATATGATGCTTGAGCACGGTAATAACCGCTTGAAGGATGTCCCGGAGATGGCCAGAGTTATTAAACAGGCGGCCCGCAATTCCTACCGTTTAAACCCTAAAATGCGGGATGCTGTTGATGTTACCCTGGCCATGTCCCTGGAAACCATCCGCTTCTTTGAAACCCAGCAGAAGAAAATCGACCAGATCATTGCTAAAGAACTAAAAGCCATTCCCCAAACGTTAGATACTGTTCCTGGTATCGGGCCGGTTTACTCTGCCGGCATAATAGCCGAAATTGGTGACATCTCCAGGTTTAAGAACCACAATGCCCTTGCTAAATTCGCGGGCCTGACCTGGCGGCAGCACTAGCAAGTTCACTGCCGAGGATATCCCCTTAACCATGTCCGGTAATTATTACTTACGGTACTACCTCATTGAGGCGGCTAATTCCGTCCGGGTGCGGGAGCCGGAATATGCCGCGTTCTACCGCAAGCTTGTGCGCATGGTCTTCACGCTGCTGAGTGAGGGCCAAATCTACCGCCACAGGAGGTTGGGTTAAACATTTCTTTAAAGTTTACTTTTAGTGTTTGTGCTGGCAATTATTGTCTCGGTTTGCGGCTTGATTTCTTATTGCCTTTTTACATTTTAAGACATTAAAATTTCCAATTCAGCGTCTTGACATTTTACCGCGGGTCTTATTATGAGTAATAATCAAGCAACATACAAACCTATCTGTAAACAAATTAAATAGTAAATAAACATAGTAGCCAGTTTTTTATTATTATATACAGTTAATGGTTTTCTCACTTCCTCTCTTCCACTTCTGTCGGGAAAGTAACACCAATTGCCATAAACGTAAGGAAGCGCGTCAATTTAGCCTTATAACCCCCCCCTGTCGTTGTAATTACTTGTTATAATATGTTGCTTATTCTATTCTACATGCCCGGCGTTTTTCCTGCCGGCTATAGAATTTTTTTTATAAAAAAATTAAAGCCCCGGCCAAAATTCCAGCTTACCAGGGCTTTAATTAATTCAGGCTACATTATGCCATTTGCCAGGTATTTGTCATTACTAGTTATATTGTTTTTCCCCGGTTAACCGGCCGGGTTATATAGAAACTGTATTTATCCCCGCGGTAGGCCGCCCGTTTATATTCTACCGGCCGCCCCTCCGCTGTATAGACCAAGGAGGTTACCAGGAGCAAGGGTTCGCCTGGCTTAATATCCAGGACACGCGCCTGTTCTTTACGCGCAGCAACGGCCTCAAAAGACTGGGTCACCATAGCCGGAGCCGGCAAACCAGCTTTTTCATAGAGGTCGTACGTGGAAAAAGCTATTTTTTGCCGACATAACTCCCGAGCCAGGGCTGCCAATTGTTGTCCCAGTTCTCCTTCAAAGTAGGAAATGTAATAGACCATAGGTTCATTATTACCCAGGCCCAGGAGCTCCAACCGGATTACGCTGGTGGCAACGGGAAGAGCCAGTACAGTGGCCAGGTGATAATCCGCCGCTACCAGGCTGGCGTCCAGGTACCGAGTGGACGGTTCCAGGCCTTTACTCCGTAAGGTCTCTTCAAAAGGGGTTACCCTTACTAGTTCCTGCTGGATGCGGGGGCGAGCGACAAAGGTGCCTTTACCATGACTGCGGTAAATTAGACCTTCCCTGGCAAGTTCCCCCAGAGCCTGGCGCACCGTAATCCGGCTGACATTATACATGGCACAAAGCTCTTTTTCGGACGGCAGGCGCTCACCGGTCTTCAATATACCGTTTTTGATCTGTGCCGCCAGGGCATCTTTCAATTGTTGATAGAGAGGTATCGATTTTTCTGGTGATATCTCCCCATGCCCGATAATGGGAAGCACTTTTTCTGTCATAGCCAATCCTCCACAACCGATAACATTATTGTAATAACAAGCTTAACATAACACAAACGGTAAATCAATATTGGGAAAAACTTTAAGCCAGGGATGCCATAAATAATATCCCAATTTTTTTATTCAGCCAGCAGGAAAAATGCCAGGTATGTAGAATAGAATAACAAACACGTTATAACACGTGATTACATCATGGAGGGATGAATTATGACAAAAAAACCTTTGCGCTTTCTCTGTCCCAACGGCCACCTGGGCTTTGCTCCCATCAAGACCGGTAGCTTTTACCGGGGCGTTGAGACCAAGCCCGATTTTATCCTTGCCGACTCCGGCAGTGACGACATCGGTCCCGGACCTTTAGGTTCCGACACCTCTACCAGCCCTTTGGAATGGCAGAAACACGACCTGGAACATATGCTGCTGGCCGCCCGTAAACTGGGTGTCCCCATGATCATCGGTTCCGCCGGCGACACCGGAACCAATAGCCGTGTCGACCTCTACGTCAACATTATTAAGGAACTGGCCGAGAAACACGACTTACCTAAATTTAAAATCGGTTACTTCTATTCAGAAGTAAGCAAGGACTACCTGGCCCAAAAAATGAAAAAAGGACAGGTTATCAAAGGCCTGGACGGCCGCCCTGACCTAACCCCGGAAGAGCTGGATAAGACCGACCGCATTGTTGCCGTGGCCGGGGTCCATCCCTATATTAAACTTCTGGACATGGGCGCCGACGTTATTATCGGCGGCCGCTCCAGCGATTGTGTTATTTTTGCTGCCCCGGCCATCCGCGCCGGTTTTCCGGAGGACCTGGCCTACTACCTGGGTAAGGTTCTGGAGTGCGCATCCTTCTGCGCCGAACCTTATGGTGGAAAGGAGACGGTTATCGGCACCATTACCGAAAAGGAAGTCCTGGTTACGGCCATGCATCCAGAGCAGCGCTGCACAGTGGCTTCGGTAGCCGGCCATGCCATGTACGAAAGATCCAACCCCTACTACGAGTATGTCCTGGGCGGCATGCTGGATATGAGCAACTGCCGTTATGAGCAATATGACGAAAAGACCTGCCGTATTACCGGGCCGAAATTTATTCCCTCGGACGAATGGCGGGTGAAACTGGAGGGTTCCGGCAAGGTAGGCGAGCGCTACATCGGTATTGCCGGCATCCGTGATCCTTACACTATCCAGAACATCGACAAGGTTATCGAGTGGGCGAGGGCCCAGGCCCGGGAACGTTTCGGCGATACAGGTTATGAGCTCCACTACCATGTTTTTGGCAGGAACGGAGTAATGGGCGACCTGGAACCGGTTAAAGAGATCCGCTCCCATGAACTCTGCATCGTCGTCGAGGGTATCGCTCCCACCAAAGCCATGGCTGAAGAGGTCGCCATGATTGGTACCCGCCAGATGTTCTATGCTCGCCTGCCGGAGGTTAAAGGCACTGCCGGTGGTGCCGCTTTTGTCGTCGACGAAGTGTTGCCGGCTTCACCAGCCTATATATGGACAATGAACCATACAGTTGCCCTGGATGATCCTATGGAACTCTTCCCCACCTTTCTGACAGAAGCGGGAAAATAAGGAGGTAATATCAATGGCTACTGAAAAACTGATCAACCTTGCCAAGACCATCCGCAGTAAAAATGCCGGTACAGATAAAATTACCTTTGACATTATTTTCCGGGAAAAGGAAAACTACGAGCTGGTTAAAAAAAGCGGCGTCCTGACCCCGGAAACTATATGCAAGCTTTATGGTATTAGTCAGGAAAGAATTGTCGATTTTGTTGAATTCGATCCTGCTTATGCTATTAAATTTACCATTTACCGGCAGCGCCCCAGCGGCAGCCCGGGGGAATCCGATGTCTTTGGCTGCCAGCAGTACGCCCCCTTGCTGGATCTCGAAATACCGTTAGAATAAACACCCGTGTTCCGAACTATCCCGGACATTTAAGGTCCGGGATTTTTTTCTGGTTAAATTGTAATTCTAACTTAAAAATATAAATCCCTTTCGCCCGCAGCAATGCGCTCCAGGCGGCGTTCGGTTTCGGCCCGGATAGCCGCATTTGGTATCTGAGCCAGGTGCTCCCTGATGGCCGCTTCCCCTGCCTTCCGGGTGGCCGGCCCGGCGTAGTCCAACAGGTATTCTTTAAAGGTCAGGATGGCGTTGGGCTGGCACACATGCTGGATCTTGCTGGTTTTGGCCAGGGCCATGAAGCGGTCGCCGATTTCAAACTGGGGCACTCGCTCAAATATGGTTTGTATCTTTTACTTATTCCCCGCCTACCAGGCGGTAGCCGACTCCGGGTTCGGTGATGATATAGCGGGGCCGGGTGGGGTCGGTTTCAATTTTACGCCTGAGCTGCCCGATGTAGACGCGCAGGTAATGGGTTTCTTCCTGATACCCCGGTCCCCAGATGGTGCGTAAAAGCTGGCGGTGAGTCATTACCCGGCCGGCATTAAGGGCCAGGTTTTTCAGGAGTTCGTACTCAGTAGGCGTAAGCTTGATTTCCCGGCCGTCAACCGTAACCAGGCGGCGGGCCAAATCGACGGTCAAGCCCCCAACGGTAAGTACCGGTTCATCACCGTTCTGGGCCGCATGTCTTAGGGCCGCCCGCATCCGGGCCAGGAGCTCCCCCATACCAAAGGGCTTGGTGACATAGTCATCGGCACCGGCATCCAGGGCCTTAATTTTATCATCCTCCTGCTCCCGTACGGACAGGATGATGATGGGCACCCGGGACCATTCCCGCAGGCGTTTAACTACCTCCAGACCGTCCAGGTCGGGCAAACCCAGATCAAGAATAACCAGATCCGGGTGCAGCAAGGCGGCTTGCTGCACTCCCTGTAGTCCCGAAACCGCCTCGGCCACTTCGTAACCGTGGGCCTTCAGGGCAACCTTTAACAGGCGGCGGATAGGGGTTTCATCATCAATAATAAGGACGCGAGCACCCTTAGCGGTCACCCTGGCCACCTCCCCCTTCTGAAGGAACCGCACCCGGCGGCTGTTCGGCCAGGGGAAGAGAAAAATAAAAGACGCTCCCGCCCCCCGGGCGGGCCTCTACCCAAATTTTACCACCGTGGGCCTCAATAATCCCCTTACAGATGGAGAGGCCCAGACCCGTGCCGCTCACATGCCGGGGTGACTGCAAGCGGTAAAACTTATCGAATACCCTTTCCCGATCGCTTTCCGGAATGCCGGCACCCCGGTCGGCGACGGCCACCTGCAACTCCTTTCCCTCCCGGCGCACTGCAATGTCAATTTTACTCCCGGGAGGAGAATATTTAACGGCATTCTCCAGCAGGTTGACCAGA includes:
- a CDS encoding acyclic terpene utilization AtuA family protein; the encoded protein is MTKKPLRFLCPNGHLGFAPIKTGSFYRGVETKPDFILADSGSDDIGPGPLGSDTSTSPLEWQKHDLEHMLLAARKLGVPMIIGSAGDTGTNSRVDLYVNIIKELAEKHDLPKFKIGYFYSEVSKDYLAQKMKKGQVIKGLDGRPDLTPEELDKTDRIVAVAGVHPYIKLLDMGADVIIGGRSSDCVIFAAPAIRAGFPEDLAYYLGKVLECASFCAEPYGGKETVIGTITEKEVLVTAMHPEQRCTVASVAGHAMYERSNPYYEYVLGGMLDMSNCRYEQYDEKTCRITGPKFIPSDEWRVKLEGSGKVGERYIGIAGIRDPYTIQNIDKVIEWARAQARERFGDTGYELHYHVFGRNGVMGDLEPVKEIRSHELCIVVEGIAPTKAMAEEVAMIGTRQMFYARLPEVKGTAGGAAFVVDEVLPASPAYIWTMNHTVALDDPMELFPTFLTEAGK
- a CDS encoding IS110 family transposase, producing the protein MGKTLFVGIDIGSDTNVVRILDDTGEDVCGFSVSNDLPGAERLVERIVAEAELLDADKIEIGMEATNLYWWHLSQALHEAPELSAFAAEIAVINPKVIDGFKLIYPDMAKTGALDARVIADCLRFGRVRPTPPPDMTYAPLQRLTRFRYHLVSNLTREKNRALNLIFLKFSTYQKECPFSNLFGQASRAVVGNLTPDEIANMPVEELVDMMLEHGNNRLKDVPEMARVIKQAARNSYRLNPKMRDAVDVTLAMSLETIRFFETQQKKIDQIIAKELKAIPQTLDTVPGIGPVYSAGIIAEIGDISRFKNHNALAKFAGLTWRQH
- a CDS encoding GntR family transcriptional regulator; this translates as MTEKVLPIIGHGEISPEKSIPLYQQLKDALAAQIKNGILKTGERLPSEKELCAMYNVSRITVRQALGELAREGLIYRSHGKGTFVARPRIQQELVRVTPFEETLRSKGLEPSTRYLDASLVAADYHLATVLALPVATSVIRLELLGLGNNEPMVYYISYFEGELGQQLAALARELCRQKIAFSTYDLYEKAGLPAPAMVTQSFEAVAARKEQARVLDIKPGEPLLLVTSLVYTAEGRPVEYKRAAYRGDKYSFYITRPVNRGKTI
- a CDS encoding DUF4387 domain-containing protein, which translates into the protein MATEKLINLAKTIRSKNAGTDKITFDIIFREKENYELVKKSGVLTPETICKLYGISQERIVDFVEFDPAYAIKFTIYRQRPSGSPGESDVFGCQQYAPLLDLEIPLE
- a CDS encoding response regulator; translation: MTAKGARVLIIDDETPIRRLLKVALKAHGYEVAEAVSGLQGVQQAALLHPDLVILDLGLPDLDGLEVVKRLREWSRVPIIILSVREQEDDKIKALDAGADDYVTKPFGMGELLARMRAALRHAAQNGDEPVLTVGGLTVDLARRLVTVDGREIKLTPTEYELLKNLALNAGRVMTHRQLLRTIWGPGYQEETHYLRVYIGQLRRKIETDPTRPRYIITEPGVGYRLVGGE